In Primulina huaijiensis isolate GDHJ02 chromosome 16, ASM1229523v2, whole genome shotgun sequence, a single genomic region encodes these proteins:
- the LOC140961806 gene encoding protein SHORT INTERNODES-like, with product MSGFFSLGGKDQEQDHQQTDTNHNNSFLFKNEEIYNKGFEIWQQCHQQRLQQQPNQLHKFQDVGFSVGPSSIIERNNSSIIFGSNIGDDSTSYSYRSASGFRMSRQGRGANEGINCQDCGNQAKKDCTHSRCRTCCKSRGFPCQTHIKSTWVPASKRRERQQQINTMQQEQQHLTIRGENSKRLRENSGGGGTSGGGGYSILASTTRFPVTTSGFDLVQFPPEVNSPAVFRCVRVSAMDDAEENFAYQTAVSIGGHVFKGILYDQGLESRYHGGGGESSSCCGVSQQPLDFISAAATTTSAAATANTSHLNVTMLDPSIYPAPLSAFMAGTQFFQPPRP from the exons ATGTCTGGGTTTTTCTCACTAGGAGGTAAGGACCAAGAACAAGACCACCAACAAACGGATACTAATCATAATAACTCCTTTCTGTTCAAGAACGAAGAGATCTATAACAAGGGTTTCGAGATATGGCAACAGTGTCATCAACAGAGACTTCAGCAGCAGCCAAATCAGCTCCACAAATTTCAAGATGTGGGCTTTTCGGTTGGGCCAAGTAGTATTATCGAAAGGAATAACAGTAGTATCATCTTCGGCAGTAATATTGGTGATGATTCTACGAGTTATAGTTACAGATCAGCGTCAGGGTTTAGGATGTCAAGGCAAGGTCGAGGCGCAAACGAGGGAATAAACTGTCAAGATTGTGGGAACCAAGCTAAGAAAGATTGCACGCATTCGAGATGCAGGACTTGTTGCAAGAGCCGTGGCTTCCCGTGCCAGACACATATAAAAAGTACGTGGGTTCCCGCCTCTAAACGCCGCGAGAGACAGCAACAGATCAACACTATGCAGCAGGAACAACAGCATTTAACGATTAGAGGGGAGAATTCAAAGCGGCTGAGAGAGAATTCAGGCGGCGGCGGAACTAGTGGTGGTGGTGGATATTCTATTCTTGCTTCAACTACGCGTTTTCCTGTTACCACGTCAG GGTTTGATTTAGTACAGTTCCCCCCAGAAGTTAATTCTCCAGCAGTTTTCCGCTGCGTGAGAGTTAGTGCAATGGATGACGCGGAGGAAAATTTTGCTTATCAGACAGCTGTGAGCATCGGAGGTCATGTTTTCAAGGGAATTCTTTACGATCAAGGACTCGAAAGCCGGTACCATGGAGGTGGCGGGGAGAGCTCCTCCTGCTGTGGGGTTTCACAGCAGCCTCTAGATTTCATCTCCGCAGCGGCAACCACCACCTCGGCCGCCGCTACAGCCAATACCAGTCACCTAAATGTCACGATGCTCGACCCCTCTATTTACCCGGCTCCTCTCAGCGCTTTCATGGCCGGTACGCAATTCTTCCAGCCGCCAAGGCCTTAA